Within Ipomoea triloba cultivar NCNSP0323 chromosome 9, ASM357664v1, the genomic segment TTAGCATATTCACATGATGACTCAAAACAATCATACTCGTTCAATtgtgtttccaaaatacacatattggttgatgattttccaccatgaaaatccaagtgacaagagccacaattatttcttaaaacacaatttttctccaagttaatagatataatgcacaaaaaaaaaataataatattcgaactttcaaaattttactcggttgcccgtaggactcgcggttggccgcagctgcggacgcacagcggacgcgtgcgtctGAGCCACGTCCGCTACTTCGGCATTTCTCGCCGAAGTCTGGACGCCACAGACGTGCGATGGGCGCGCGGTGGACGCACGTCCACtgccgcgtccatccgattctgcccacTTCGGGCCGCACGAACGGGGTTGTAACGACccgatcttccaccattttcacatGTGTAAGCATATATGGCcctaacacaacatatacatgcataaagtgactatgaacatgcatactaaaattttccaaaaatcaaagtatagtcttttgagccaacttgtagatccataatcttaacacaaaattttcatataaaattcctagtcacataatttactagcatttgatcaccttcaagtgactaagcctacttaagggattccttacctctttagaagattttaaaaccgtagaagttgatgatttcctccttcgaacctttcaccaaagatcctaaacaaaatcaccataataacaacattttcatgaacctttagtttacacttaggttctaggaaggatttaaccgaacaaaaccaaagccttacctatactagagcacttgagttgaagagatgcttagggagttcttgatcacaaagtagaagactaagtttttctttcttcttctttttccttatgattttcaaaattatgGGAGATGAGAGAGGGGATGATGGTGAGTTTTGCTTGatgtttaagaaacaagtgcaacattcccatacctcttatgacatgCATTAATTACCTCcaccatgtggtaattaagagtgccacatgtcaactccccatggtagCTCTTGAGGAGTAAAATtcactttgccagtttggggttaaatcagatgaaagttcggaggattataacttaattcgggaaaattctaacaccaaaattatcctaaaaataatcccgtcgataaccactaaaattgggaatttttttcGGTATTTtacgaaatataggtacgaaggtccgtaataattttacccttacagtccgtttaaattcttacttgaactaactagaagttcaggcttaatcgtatcatacttaataatctaatctctaggaaaattcgaactgtataagcATCCTTTAACATTTTACGATTCGTGatcggtacgtagatcgcaacttattaataactagtctcaaaggaaaagaaaaaaaaatttctttcgaataccgagagaccttctcataaatgtcatagcttaaaaaaaatatattctcgaaccttaactttgtcggaaaaaccgaggggttacagtcttcaccccttaaaatagtttcgtcctcgaaactccCTTTTCGTCATCCATGGATTCAAAGTAGATTTCTACTTACCTTCTCCTACCCAAAACAAATTTCTAGCATGCCTAGTCtaaacacataatttgtttAGGCACATAAAAGTTAGATCGATTCCACGCACCTGAGTTAAATAGTTCCGGATAACATCTCATCATATCGCTCTCCAACTCCCATGTAGCTTCCTCGGGACTgtgattcgaccattggactttgatcattttgactgatttcctcctTGTATCTCGTGTCTTTGagtccaagattcgaattggtTTCTCCTCGTATGTCAACGAATCATCCATTTCCAGTTCCTCCGGCTCTAATACATGGGATGcgtcaggtacataccgcttgagttgagaaacatggaatacgttatgcactttatcaagctcaatcggtagggccagtcgataAGCTAAATTTCCGATCCTCTCCAGAATTTcgtaaggtcctatataacgaggactcaactttccttttcTCCCAAACCTTCTaactcctttagtgggtgaaACTTTTAGTAACACCTTCTCTCCAACCTGATATTCGGTGAACTGTCGCTTTAAGTCGGCGtacgacttttgtcgatcctgcgcgACTTTCATCCTCCCTTGAATTATCTTGATTGCCTCGATAGTCTCTTGgaggtactgaggtccaagtgtaACGACATCGCTTTTGTCGCCCCAgcacagaggacttcgacattttcgcccatatAATGCCTCATAAGGTGCCATTCCTATACTTGCATGGTAGCtattgttataggaaaattctatcaaATCCAACTGTTCATCCCATGAACCTTGGAAATCGAGCAcgcaacctctgagcatatcctccaacgtttgtattgttcgctccgtttggccatcagtggcagggtgaaaagccgtactcaatttgagttgagtgcccattgccaTTTGTTACGCTCCTcaaaaacgtgatagaaatcgtgagtctCTATCTGAAACAATATGTCGCGCCACCCCGTGGTGTTTAACCACATGCTTAACATAGGCTCTTGCCAACTTCtccattgaccatgttttgttcatcggaatgaATCTTGCTGTCtccattgaccatgttttgttcatcggaatgaatcttgctgtcttggttagtcatgttttgttcatcggaatgaatcttgctgtcttggttaGTCGATCGACAACGATCGGAATgaatcttgctgtcttggttaGTCGATCGACAACGACCCACACTTGATCGTTTCCCGccttggttctaggcaatcctcccacgaaatccatagagattgagtcccaCTTCCACTGCGGAATCTCTAATGGTTGTAATAATCCATTGGGTTTACTTCTTTCCGCCTTGACCCTTTGACAGTTCAAAGatctagccacaaattcagccacatcattcttcatgcccgaccaccaaaagttttgtttcaagtccttatacaatttatccccaccaggatgaactgaataccaacttgtaacaccccgactcggctgtaccgaacaatcagagtagttaccgccacacctagactgaacccgatcacattcagataggattcgatctagatgcacaggctcaAGATAAGGGAACTGCACTAGACATCATAACCGTCAACTTGATATGCATGTGTATAGCATCGACAAAAAGGAGTAGCTAAATTAGCTACCAAAAGGACTAAGGGTTTAAAATACAGCCCATCAAAAGAGTTTAGTTAGACCCGACCTTGATAGTCATCCTAGAATTAGCaccgctacaaaagatatatgtacacaaaagaACTGACTGGACTCCCCACTCTAGAaactacctagtctaacgagtggtacactgggcccgtgtaggtgccccaaacgaCATGCCACTCGCCCTCAAACCACatgatgtggtccagaaactTACACGTGTTCttatacatcatccactcatcGTGGTAGTCTGGGGTACTTGgatcccacgggtaaggatagTGGACTACAAACTCGAGAGGTTCGCTACCGGGTAGGacctctatggggtagaacccatagctagccTGAAGAACATCGAACGGACACATCGGCTCGACAGGAACGGGGGACCAAACCAGTATCACCGGTGAGACAGTAGTGGGAGTAGGCACAGGAGTACAAGTCAGTACAGGCGGATCTGGTGCGTAGCCTCGGGCGTATGGGTCTCCATCAAGTAGATAGTGGGCATAATCATCATAGTCAAGCACTGGGAACTCGAACTCCGAGGGGTCGGAGTCCTCTGGGCTctaggagcccacactagattccatctgataaaggacacaatgaagtgttgttagcacgacggctaagtaaggaaatccatcgtcactcgaaagtaaacaaaggtttcaaaaacaatataatattccgAAATTATAAACTTTACCCAACGgttgcaatctacctgcaatcagattagcaacaaaaaaaaaatagtacaatatagtatataagTGACATCAACACATAATACTTCCATTTCCGAgaattccatcatttaattcaaaagagtttaacaacacacactttactaCTCAACTCTGGTGACATTTTACtctgcgatctagttacggagtaactagattttataaTTAGTGAAATCACTTAATTTCTTTTTGGATAGATATAGTGTAATCTTAGAATGGTTTCAAGAACTTCGgcccgcggcactcatgcctcctgcaggtcaaatgtctcaataatttcataactccttctcttctcagcgaatagacttcgctctgcagtatgaattgatcatacaaaaacatttcaataactttctctcttctcagcgaatagacttcgctctgcagtatgaatttaatcatacaaacctcgggccgtggcatttccagccttcccgcaggtctccttatcccaacctcgggtcatggcactccagccctcccataggtccacccttattccaaccccgggctgtggcatttaagccttcccgcaGGTCcgcaccttattccagaaattAAGGGTTGCAAAcatgattctttattttcctcGAGTTTAATTAGCATATTCACATGATGACTCAAAACAATCATACTCGTTCAATtgtgtttccaaaatacacatattggttgatgattttccaccatgaaaatccaagtGACAAGAACCAcaattatttcttaaaacacaatttttctccaaattaatagatataatgcacaaaaaaaaaataataatattcgaGCTTTCAAAATTTTACTCGGTTGCCcataggccttccaaacatcgtAACGCTCAGGAttaaaacatcggggaaaagttcagtcgaaaacgagtccgcgtcgcgcggactcgcggttggccgcaGCTGCAGACGCACAGCGaacgcgtgcgtccgagccgcgtccgttGCTTCGGCATTTCTCGCCGAAGTCTGGacgccacggacgcgcgtccgtggttgcgtccggcctttcggccgtgacgccgaaggCTCTCCCGCGATgggcgcgcggtggacgcgcgatGGACACGCGTCCACtgccgcgtccatccgattctgcccacTTCGGGCCGCACGAACGGGGTTGTAACGACTcaatcttccaccattttcacatGTGTAAGCATATATGGCcctaacacaacatatacatgcataaagtaactatgaacatgcatactaaaatttttcaaaaatcaaagtatagtcttttgagccaacttgtagatccataatcttaacacaaaattttcatataaaattcctagtcacataatttactagcatttgatcaccttcaagtgactaagcctacttaagggattccttacctctttagaagattttaaaaccgtagaagttgatgatttcctccttcgaacctttcaccaaagatcctaaacaaaatcaccataataacaacattttcatgaacctttagtttacacttaggttctaggaaggatttaaccgaacaaaaccaaagccttacctatactagagcacttgagttgaagagatgcttagggagttcttgatcacaaagtagaagactaagtttttctttcttcttctttttccttatgattttcaaaattatgGGAGATGAGAGAGGGGATGATGGTGAGTTTTGCTTGatgtttaagaaacaagtgcaacattcccatacctcttatgacatgCATTAATTACCTCcaccatgtggtaattaagagtgccacatgtcaactccccatggtagCTCTTGAGGAGTAAAATtcactttgccagtttggggttaaatcagatgaaagttcggaggattataacttaattcgggaaaattctaacaccaaaattatcctaaaaataatcccgtcgataaccactaaaattgggaatttttttcGGTATTTtacgaaatataggtacgaaggtccgtaataattttacccttacagtccgtttaaattcttacttgaactaactagaagttcaggcttaatcgtatcatacttaataatctaatctctaggaaaattcgaactgtataagcATCCTTTAACATTTTACGATTCGTGATCGGTAcatagatcgcagcttattaataactagtctcaaaggaaaagaaaaaaaaaattttctttcgaacaccgagacaccttctcataaatgtaatagcataaaaaaaatatattctcgaaccttaactttgtcggaaaaaccgaggggttacatttttttatacataattagattatattttctttgtaGTTATTGTATACCCTGTCACAACTtctatttttttcctaatattcattatatgacttaataatgttattttattggattttttccttttaattgttATGTGAATTCAATATTAAGAATGATTCGATgatctcattttatataaattattaatattatcatattttattggaattacttattttaattttttatagttggttattaaatgtattcattttttaaCATGCGGTAGCTTGGTCaattcttaaaaattaataaatagaaatattttaattcattgttACAATTTAAACATTAGAATACAAATTTagtagcaaaaagaaaaaaaaaacagacaaacaatcaaattttcttctattctttgtgttttattttttaagttttcttAGTggttttttttcattttagtagGTCGAAATACCTTTAACAAGAGCGTAGATTGCGTGTCCGACACACGATGCATGTACACGGCACGCACGATGAACATACAGTGCACTCAGAATGCACAcactattgaatttattgtgttaGGGAAACTAtttttccataattcattttccTGGATTCCAAACACACCTATAGTCTTTGtggtttttaattctttttcttgtattggctattatgcagagatgaaattatatttatagggccacatatatgataaaaatttgatacatttttttatacataattagattatatataaaaatttgatacatttttttatacataattagattatattttaaaatttgatacatttttttatacataattagattatattttcttttttgatacatttttttatacataattagattatattttctttgtaGTTATTGTATACCCTGTcacaacttcaattttcctaatattcattatatgacttaataatgttattttattggattttttcttttaaattgttatgTGAATTCAATATTAAGAATGATCCGATgatctcattttatataaattattaatattatcatattttaatggatttacttatttttattttttatagttgGTTATTAAAcgtattcatttttttaacatGCGATAGCTTGGTCaattcttaaaaattaataaatagaaatattttaattcattgttACAATTTAAACATTAGGATATAAATTTAgcagcaaaaagaaaaaaaaacagacaaacaaacaaattttaatttcttctatactttgtcttttattttttaatttttgttagtggtttattttaatttcaggAGGTCGAAATACCTTTAACAAGAGCGTAGATTGCGTGTCCGACACACGATGCATGTACACGGCATGCACGATGAACGTACAGTGCACTTAGAACGCACAcactattgaatttattgtgttaGGGCAACTAGTTTTCTATAATTCATTTTCCTGGATTCCAAACACACACATAGTCTTTGTGGTTTTTAATTCATTATCTTGTATTGGCTATTATGCAGAGACGAAATTATATTTATACGGCCacatatatgataaaaatttgatacatttttttatacataattagactatattttctttataataattGTATACCCAGCTGTcacaacttcaattttcctaatattcattatatgaTTTAATAATGCTATTGtattggattttttctttttaattgttaCGTGAATTCAATATTAAGAATGATTCGATgatctcattttatataaattattaatattatcatattttaatggatttacttattttaattttttatagttggttattaaatatattcattttttaacaTGCGGTAGCTTGTTCaattcttaaaaattaataaatagaaatattttaattcattgttACAATTGAaacattagaatataaatttagaagcaaaaagaaaaaaaaaaacagacaaacaaaaaaattttaatttcttctattctttgtcttttatttttttaatttttgttagtggtttattttaatttaaggAGGTCGAAATACCTTTAACAAGAGTGTAGATTGCGTGTCCGACACACGATGCATGTACACGGCACGCACGATGAACATACAGTGCACTCAGAACGCACAcactattgaatttattgtgttaGGGCAACTAGttttccataattcattttcctggattccaaacacacacatagtctttgtggtttttaattcattatcttgtattggctattatgcagagatgaaattatatttatagggccacatatatgataaaaatttgatacatttttttatacataattagattatattttctttatagtaaTTGTATACCCAGCTGTcacaacttcaattttcctaatattcattatatgacttaataatgttattttattgtattttttctttttaattgttatgtGAATTCAATATTATGAGTGATTCAATgatctcattttatataaattattaatattatcatgttttaatggaattacatattttaattatttatatttggttATTAAATGTATTCATTTTATAACATGCGGTAGCTTGGtcaattcttaaaaaaataataaatagaaatattttaattcattgttacaatttaaacattagaatataaatttggtagcataaagaaaaaaaaaacagacaaacaAACATATTTTCTTCTATTCTTTGTCTTTTAGTTTTTAAGTTTTGTTAgtggtttattttcatttcaggAGGTCGAAATACCTTTAACAAGAGCGTAGAGTGTGTGTCCGACACACGATGCATGTACACGGCCCACACGATGAACATATAGTGCACTCAGAATGCACAcactattgaatttattgtgttTGGGCAACTAtttttccataattcattttACTGGACTCCAAGAACACCTATAGTCTTTGTGGTTTTTAATTCTTTATCTTGTATTGGCTATTATgcaaagatgaaattatatttatagggccacatatatgataaaaatttgatacatttttttatgcataattagattatattttctttatagtaaTTGTATACCCTGTcacaacttcaattttcctaatattcattatatgacttaataatgttattttattagattttttctttttaattgttatgtGAATTCAATATTAAGAATGATTCGATgatctcattttatataaattattaatgttatcatattttaatggaattacttattttaatttttttatagttggttattaaatgtattcattttttaaCATGCCATAGCTTGGTCaattcttaaaaattaataaatagaaatattttaattcattgttacaatttaaacattagaatataaatttagtagcaaaaagaaaagaaaacagacaaacaaacaaattttcttctattctttgtcttttattttttaatttttgtcagtGGTTTATTTTCATCTCAGGAGGTCGAAATATCTTTAACAAGAGCGTAGATTGCGTGTTTGACACACGATGCATGTACACGGCACACACGATGAACATACAGTGCACTCAGAATGCACACaatattgaatttattgtgttaGGGCAACTAtttttccataattcattttccTGGACTCCAAACACACCTATAGTCTTTGTGGTTTTTAATTCTTTATCTTGTATTGGCTATTATGtagagatgaaattatatttatagggccacatatatgataaaaatttgatatattttttttatacataattagattatattttctttatagtaaTTGTATACCCTGTCACAACTTCTGTTagaaatatattgtaattgttttggtgaaccaaaaatgtaatattagacccccaattttattttgagttaagTATAGGATTACGTCAAGCACAAGCCGAATCGGTTAAGCGaaaattacaatagtataaatttttaatttatacttataagtcattcgcttccactttaTTAATTGAGGagaatttggaagattgatcaagactcgaagacatCCCGGAGCAACCATCCACGTCAAGGTCAGTTGAAAATAGTGAATTattatctgacgaaaattttgctttgtttgttaggaaatttaagaaatttatgaagaagaaaaatacaagCTCAATGAGAAGATCTAGACGAAGCAACCAAGAAGAAGTTTCGAATTTATGCTACAATTGCAGAAAGCCTGGACACTTTATGGCTGAGTGTCCATATCCCAAGGTGagcaaaaatcaaaatgatattgtgcAGGAAGAGGCTAAGACTAAGGAAAGAAGATTTAAAAAGGATAAGAGAAAAGCCTTGATTAGTGATCCCTTGGAATCAAGCATGTCAGAGGAATCTTCAAGTGATGAAAGTGATAACTCTAAGGATAACAATGCATTATTTTGCATTAGTATTTCAAGTGAGTCAACCTGTGAGGACAAGtgcttaatggcgcatgatTTGGAACaagatgaggtaacatctaaatcttttgacTCTGTGAGTTCTACTTTTTTGAAAGAGTCTATCTCTCATTTAATGAGGGAATGTCAAACCGTAAtggacactcactctcaactcgaaGAGCGCATAATAAATTTctgattcttgaaaaagatgaaataaatggaAAATTGCAACATGCTCTGTTtgaggtgaaagaattgaatgccaaaattatttgtcttcaagaagagtgtaaatcgaGGGAAGTGAGAGAACAGAACTTAAGGGAGGTTATTGCTACATTTACACATTCGTCtaaaataatggacaaaatggtaaatatgcaaaaaccaTCTAACGATAAAACTGGTCTCGGTTATGATCcgtcgtgttctcaagcctctatcaagttgaccaattctactactgctttaaatgataaaatgcatgtggtaaaatttgttaaaagtcaagatagcacagtgagacaaggaattggGTATCAACATATTGCCAAAAATAGTACTATACAGCCAAATGCTCAAAGACCCTACTTTTCGCCAAAACAGTCTGCTAAAAggcatgaatttaattattcaagATACTCCAATGAGTTAAGTGCAAAAAGACCACGTTGGAAAATGGGAAAATTTCCAACTAGTGGAGTTAGGAGATTTTATCCTACTGAGTCATATTgggttgaaaatattaatacttGGACTAGACCAAGAGTTAATAAGTtcaaacaatatatttctcAAGTGCCAAAAAGtagattaaattttcaaaacctGGCAcggaaaaagttttcaaaaattagttatgattataaGGTTAACAATGATTACAAATCGCCTATTCTTGGTTCTGTGAgaacaaggtggatttgggtaccaaaaatcACTAACCCCCCAGGACCCGAGCAAAACTGGATAcctaaaattgtttaaatattttgcaGGAAGTatggtacttcgatagtggatgttcaCGGCACATGACTGGAAACAAATCTagtcttgttaatttcaaatccatcgaaggaccaaaagtagtgTTTGGAGGAAACGATCGATATGGTTCAACAAAAGGAATCGGAACGATAGTGCGAAACGGATTGAAAACAGAAGATGTATCCTATGTGGAAAGTCTAAAATTCAACTTGTTgagtacaagtcaattttgtgacaaaggatatGTTGTGGAATTCTTCAAAGACAAATGCCAAGTGAAGAATGAATCAACTGGAGAAGTCGTACTTGAAGGAACGAGAAAGAGAAATATGTACGTTGTGACTTAAAGCACTACAAAAGATACAGTGTGCCTAGTGGCAAACAATTCAAGCATCACGTGTTGGGAATGGCACAAGACGTTAAATCATTTGAACTTCAAGACGATCAACAAGCTAGCAACGAAAAATCTAGTCAAAGGACTACCCAACATCACGTACAAGAAAGATCAAATTTGCAATGCATgtcaaagaggaaagcaaatcaaatcgTCGTTCAAGTCCAAAACCCACGAATCAAgctcaagacctcttagtctactacacatGAATCTATTTAGTCCAGTAGACCCAGTAAGtataagtggtaagaaatatactcttgttgttgttgatgatttttccaggtacacatggacaatatttctcaacaaaaagaaTGAAGTAGAGAAAAAGCTGCCAGAACTACTCAAGcaacttcaaaatgaaaaagaagtcaaaataGTCAAAATCAGCACCGACCGGGGTACAGAATTCGTGAATGGTGTGATTCAAGCTTAATGCAATTCTCAAGGAATTGTACATCAATTATCGGCCGCAAGAATGCCGCAACAAAACGGTGTAgccgaaagaagaaatagaacgctcaaagaagccgcacgaGTTATGATTACGGCTGCCGATCTACCGAAATgtttttgggcagaagctatcAATACTGCTTGCTATACTCAAAATAGAAGCATGATTCACAAGTTGCACGACAAAACGCCATATGAActttggaaagggagaaaacctaaccttagttattttcatatttttggatgcaaatgttttgttctgaTCAATGGTAAAACACATCTGAAaacatttgatgagcgtgcagatgaagcaatatttttgggatattctTCCACCAGCAGAGCATTCAGAGTATACAATAAATCAACAATGGTGGTAGAAAAAACAATacatgttgtatttgatgaatcaGCAAAAAGCAAGGAAGCAAATGTTTCGAATACTGGTAAAAATGTACCAAACAATTTATTTGAGACTAATGATTCATCTGAGATTGAGATCTTGCATGGAATAAGTGATTTGGAACTTGACAATTccaaaattcaagaaatggGCGTGACACTCACTAGGAGAGATGAGGCTAACTCtagaaatgaagaaattcatGTTGGTGAGGTTAACCTCATTAATCAGACAAATTTTGAGGATGAGGTTAACCACATGAATATTCAAAATCCTAGAAGTGAGGATGAGGCTGACCAAGCT encodes:
- the LOC116029586 gene encoding uncharacterized protein LOC116029586; the protein is MAECPYPKVSKNQNDIVQEEAKTKERRFKKDKRKALISDPLESSMSEESSSDESDNSKDNNALFCISISSESTCEDKCLMAHDLEQDEEVWYFDSGCSRHMTGNKSSLVNFKSIEGPKVVFGGNDRYGSTKGIGTIVRNGLKTEDVSYVESLKFNLLSTSQFCDKGYVVEFFKDKCQVKNESTGEVVLEGTRKRNMYVVT